One Engraulis encrasicolus isolate BLACKSEA-1 chromosome 5, IST_EnEncr_1.0, whole genome shotgun sequence DNA segment encodes these proteins:
- the LOC134449002 gene encoding riboflavin transporter 2-like translates to MSLLTHALACLFGIGSWVAINGMWVELPLIVPDIPEGWFLPSYLTVIIQMANVGPLFVTLMHRFRPGSLDERPVIYGIVSLGVVATFLLAFLWKHKVQVGDAVHSVPLLVLSFLLSVVDCTSSVTFLPFMMRLPPHYLTTYFAGEGLSGLVPALVALIQGVGMVQCHNTTTSALANGTQAAGNSSWGAGELKAVYQPANFSAQTFFLFLSVMMVVCLGAFLLLNFHPAVARERESQHYLGQPGGEKADVVGGLGLQSSAPEQKPMLGHLEDQIELEMERRSSFGKGTYSRLEVVFIFVVLAWVNALTNAVLPSVQSYSCLPYGNQAYHLAATMAAVANPLACFIAMFAPIRSLLLMALLTVTGTGFGAYIMAMAALSPCPLLVHSASGTALIVITWILFVLTLSYVKVIIGIILRDEGHSALVWCGAVVQLGSMIGAMSMFPLVSVYGLFTSGDPCNTKCSR, encoded by the exons ATGTCGCTGCTCACCCATGCGCTGGCGTGCCTGTTTGGCATCGGCTCGTGGGTGGCCATCAACGGCATGTGGGTGGAGCTGCCCCTGATCGTGCCCGACATCCCCGAGGGCTGGTTCCTGCCCTCCTACCTCACCGTCATCATCCAGATGGCCAACGTGGGCCCGCTCTTCGTCACCCTCATGCACCGCTTCCGCCCGGGCTCCCTGGACGAGCGGCCCGTCATCTACGGCATCGTGAGCCTGGGGGTGGTGGCCACCTTCCTGCTCGCCTTCCTCTGGAAGCACAAagtgcag GTGGGTGACGCGGTGCACAGCGTGCCCCTGCTGGTGCTCAGCTTCCTGCTGTCCGTGGTGGACTGCACCTCCTCCGTGACCTTCCTGCCCTTCATGATGCGCCTGCCGCCACACTACCTCACCACCTACTTCGCCGGCGAGGGGCTGAGCGGGTTGGTGCCCGCGCTGGTGGCGCTCATCCAGGGCGTGGGCATGGTGCAGtgccacaacaccaccaccagcgctCTGGCGAACGGCACCCAGGCGGCGGGCAACTCGAGTTGGGGCGCCGGGGAGCTGAAGGCCGTTTACCAGCCGGCCAACTTCTCAGCCCAGACCTTCTTCCTGTTCCTCAGCGTGATGATGGTGGTCTGTCTGggcgccttcctcctcctcaacttCCACCCGGCCGTGGCCAGGGAGCGCGAGAGCCAGCACTACCTGGGCCAGCCGGGCGGGGAGAAGGCAGACGTGGTGGGGGGGCTAGGCCTCCAGAGCTCTGCCCCAGAGCAGAAGCCCATGCTGGGTCACCTGGAGGACCAGATCGAGCTGGAGATGGAGCGGCGCAGCAGCTTCGGGAAGGGCACCTACAGCCGCTTGGAGGTGGTGTTCATATTCGTGGTGCTGGCCTGGGTCAACGCGCTGACCAATGCCGTGCTGCCGTCGGTCCAGTCCTACTCGTGCCTGCCCTACGGCAACCAGGCGTATCACCTGGCGGCCACCATGGCGGCCGTGGCCAATCCCTTGGCCTGCTTCATCGCCATGTTCGCTCCCATCAG GTCACTGCTGCTGATGGCGCTGCTGACGGTGACTGGTACAGGCTTTGGGGCCTACATCATGGCCATGGCTGCCCTCAGCCCGTGCCCTCTGCTGGTCCACAGCGCCTCGGGAACAGCACTGATT GTCATCACGTGGATACTGTTTGTCCTCACTCTCTCCTATGTGAAGGTGATCATTGGCATTATTCTGCGTGATGAGGGTCACAGCGCCCTCGTCTGGTGTGGAGCGGTAGTGCAGCTGGGCTCTATGATTGGTGCCATGTCAATGTTCCCATTGGTCAGTGTATATGGACTCTTCACCTCAGGAGATCCCTGCAACACTAAATGCTCAAGATAG